The Solanum lycopersicum chromosome 6, SLM_r2.1 genome has a window encoding:
- the LOC101253598 gene encoding LOW QUALITY PROTEIN: serine/threonine-protein kinase ZRK1 (The sequence of the model RefSeq protein was modified relative to this genomic sequence to represent the inferred CDS: inserted 1 base in 1 codon) gives MPFFRKKLXVRRKKEHDCCLKNGSCVLQELLALCDGIPIRYFTAIEIDKAVKHSTTKMELRGVVLVTSSLDNRPILVRFNRYKFFNIHRDIAVTAQMSHLKNVLRLIGCCLEFEEAVMVYEYVEAISLSDDLLFKKFSLNRKSLCWGNRLRVARDVASAIVFLHTEFTTPIIHRDIKPSKVIIDDKSGVAKILNFSLSISLPPGELEVIDNGVCGTDGYIAPEYEQQLIITQKTDVYSFGILLFQLLTGKDVYDIMIRVRDIELVPTLNYIDRVKNATNVDRYVREDNVLDIVDLTILEEHGIEIEQPLKDYLDLAKKCTADKGDDRPYMIHVARELCRMEKSFRSCSK, from the exons ATGCCTTTCTTCAGGAAAAaac ttgtaaggcggaagaaaGAGCATGATTGTTGTTTAAAGAATGGAAGTTGTGTGCTTCAGGAGCTTCTTGCTTTATGCGATGGAATTCCCATTCGGTACTTCACTGCCATAGAGATCGACAAGGCAGTAAAACACTCTACAACCAAAATGGAGCTCCGAGGTGTGGTTTTGGTTACGAGCTCACTAGACAACCGCCCCATTTTAGTTAGGTTCAACCGATATAAATTCTTCAATATCCATCGAGATATAGCAGTTACTGCTCAGATGAGTCATCTGAAGAATGTGCTGAGACTGATCGGTTGCTGTCTAGAATTTGAAGAAGCAGTTATGGTGTATGAATATGTTGAAGCTATATCTCTTAGCGATGATctacttttcaaaaagtttAGTCTTAATAGAAAATCGCTATGTTGGGGAAATAGATTACGAGTTGCACGTGATGTCGCTTCTGCAATCGTTTTCCTCCATACTGAATTTACTACGCCTATCATCCACAGAGATATAAAACCATCAAAAGTCATAATAGATGACAAGAGCGGCGTTGCCAAAATATTGAACTTCTCACTCTCCATATCATTACCTCCAGGGGAATTGGAGGTAATAGATAATGGTGTGTGTGGAACAGACGGGTATATAGCTCCAGAATATGAGCAGCAGTTAATTATTACTCAAAAAACTGATGTCTACAGCTTTGGGATTCTCCTCTTTCAGCTATTAACTGGAAAGGACGTGTACGATATTATGATTAGAGTAAGAGATATAGAATTAGTACCGACATTAAATTATATAGATAGAGTGAAAAATGCAACCAACGTGGATCGTTATGTTCGGGAGGATAATGTACTAGATATAGTGGATCTTACCATTTTAGAAGAACATGGAATTGAGATTGAGCAACCATTGAAAGACTATTTGGACCTTGCTAAGAAATGCACAGCTGATAAGGGAGATGATAGACCCTACATGATTCATGTCGCAAGGGAATTGTGTCGAATGGAAAAGTCTTTTCGCTCTTGCTCAAAATGA
- the LOC101253295 gene encoding serine/threonine-protein kinase ZRK4: MPFFSKNLFFSAVRRKKEKDCYLKNGSCVLQELLALCDGNCRVPIRYFSAIEINNAIKNSQTKMELADVSMVTGLLGNRPVLVRFNKWTYNIHRDIAITAQMSHLKNVLRLIGCCLEFEEPVIVYEYVKGISLSDLLFKKGNLNRKSSLSWGSRLRVARDVASAVVFLHTEFTTPIIHRNIKSSKVIIDEICGVAKIVDFSLSISLPPGELEVQDQACGTMGYVAPENLASGISTQKTDVYSFGILLLLILTGKDVYDIIDRVDSIKSEEKIHFGEDSGNSTNSKETIVDFKNLPTSYVLLDHYIKEANVMDITDPIILEEHGIDIQQQLEDYLDLVKKCTALKGDNRPYMIHVARELCRMEKSFRALALGQN; the protein is encoded by the coding sequence ATGCCATTCTTCagtaaaaatctttttttctctGCTGTAAGGCGGAAGAAAGAGAAGGACTGTTATTTGAAGAACGGAAGTTGTGTGCTTCAGGAGCTTCTTGCTTTATGCGACGGAAATTGCAGAGTTCCCATCCGTTACTTCTCTGCCATAGAGATCAATAATGCAATAAAAAACTCTCAAACCAAAATGGAACTTGCTGATGTGTCTATGGTTACGGGATTACTAGGCAACCGCCCTGTATTAGTTAGGTTCAATAAATGGACCTACAATATCCATCGAGATATAGCGATTACTGCTCAGATGAGTCATCTGAAGAATGTGCTGAGACTAATCGGTTGCTGTCTAGAGTTTGAAGAGCCAGTTATCgtgtatgaatatgttaaagGTATATCTCTTAGCGATctacttttcaaaaagggtAATCTTAATAGAAAATCGTCCTTGTCTTGGGGAAGTAGATTACGAGTTGCACGTGATGTCGCTTCTGCAGTCGTTTTCCTCCATACTGAATTTACTACGCCAATCATCCACAGAAATATAAAGTCATCTAAAGTGATAATTGATGAGATCTGCGGTGTTGCCAAAATAGTAGACTTCTCGCTCTCCATATCACTGCCTCCAGGGGAATTGGAGGTACAAGATCAGGCGTGTGGAACAATGGGGTATGTAGCTCCAGAAAATTTAGCCTCAGGTATTAGTACTCAAAAAACTGATGTCTACAGCTTTGGGATTCTTCTCTTACTGATATTAACCGGAAAGGACGTGTACGATATTATTGACAGAGTGGATTCTATAAAATCAGAAGAGAAAATACATTTTGGAGAAGACTCGGGTAATTCTACGAATTCAAAAGAGACAATAGTAGATTTTAAAAATCTTCCAACCTCTTACGTCCTTCTCGATCACTATATTAAAGAGGCTAATGTAATGGATATAACGGACCCTATCATTTTAGAAGAGCATGGTATTGATATTCAACAACAGTTGGAAGACTACTTGGATCTTGTTAAAAAATGCACAGCTTTGAAGGGAGATAATAGACCCTACATGATTCATGTCGCAAGGGAATTGTGTCGAATGGAAAAGTCTTTTCGTGCCCTCGCTCTTGGTCAGAATTAA